A region of Deinococcus detaillensis DNA encodes the following proteins:
- a CDS encoding ABC transporter ATP-binding protein → MTGQVVLRADGLSKSFGGLQAVQNVTFDHYDGEILAVIGPNGAGKTTLLNLLSGVYRPSSGRLELLGQDVTHSPMEHRCHAGLGRAFQVVRPFPEMTVHENVTVGALFGQPGTSLPQARERAYDLLERTGLADQAARAAHELTLLQDKRMEIARALATGPRVLLLDEVMAGLRPGEAAEAVELIRGVRADGVSVLFIEHIMPVVRDLADRVVVMDQGQVIAHGTYREVTAHPQVVAAYLGTEEGLGA, encoded by the coding sequence ATGACGGGTCAGGTTGTGCTGCGGGCCGATGGCCTGAGCAAGAGTTTCGGCGGCCTCCAAGCCGTCCAGAACGTCACCTTCGACCACTACGACGGCGAGATTCTGGCGGTCATCGGGCCGAATGGGGCGGGCAAGACCACCCTCCTCAACCTGCTGTCGGGGGTTTACCGACCCAGTTCCGGGCGGCTGGAACTGCTGGGCCAGGACGTGACGCACTCACCGATGGAACACCGCTGTCACGCGGGACTGGGCCGCGCCTTTCAGGTGGTGCGCCCCTTCCCCGAAATGACCGTCCACGAGAATGTGACGGTGGGGGCGCTGTTCGGGCAACCCGGCACCAGCTTGCCGCAGGCCCGCGAACGCGCCTATGACCTGCTGGAGCGCACCGGACTGGCCGATCAAGCCGCCCGCGCCGCCCACGAACTGACCCTCCTGCAAGACAAGCGTATGGAAATCGCCCGCGCCCTGGCAACGGGTCCCCGCGTCCTGCTGCTAGATGAGGTGATGGCCGGTCTGCGCCCCGGCGAGGCGGCGGAGGCCGTGGAACTAATTCGGGGCGTGCGGGCCGACGGTGTCAGCGTGCTGTTTATTGAACACATCATGCCGGTGGTACGTGATCTGGCAGACCGCGTGGTGGTCATGGATCAGGGGCAGGTCATCGCCCACGGCACCTACCGGGAGGTCACGGCCCACCCGCAGGTGGTGGCCGCGTACCTGGGCACCGAAGAGGGGCTGGGAGCGTGA